A genomic window from Nematostella vectensis chromosome 9, jaNemVect1.1, whole genome shotgun sequence includes:
- the LOC125572540 gene encoding uncharacterized protein K02A2.6-like has translation MGKTTAEHDRALHKVLERARERNIRFNKSKIQYRLDKVDASKSGLGACLLQNGQPVAYASRALTSAEQNYAQIEKELLAIVFGCERFNMYTYGADIDVMTDHKPLESIFRKPLHKVPPRLQRMRLRLQKYHTSVRYVPGKYLYIADTLSRAYDTEAQTQTNDMHDEMEHMVHCIMTDLPVSDTKLSQLQEITGKDQDMLLLGKYIREGWPQNRQSVPVQLRPYWNVHHDLHLLDGLVMKDQRIVIPVTWRPQILQQIHKGHFGIEKSKARARAAVYWPGLSADISEMITKCDKCLSLQRKQQKEPMQLREVPLLPWQHIASDIGEYQGKLYLVVIDYYSKYIEAVNMSGKKAGHVIKALTEIFSRHGYPETLTADNNPFNAEEMHEYASRCGFRVIPTNPLYSQSNGLAEKAVGIVKGILGKGCNLHEGLMVYRNTQVSNFPYSPNQMLFSRQVRTTLPMHPRALLPTVHDDIRIQLQDRQLKTKEYYDKGSKPIPPSKEGDMIRFQKPGEKNYSPGCVSGVHNTPRSYVITDQTGREYRRNRRALNASREPPLYVSKDDMLDSTFESENVVITPEEPRRSSRAKSAPVWHKDYIMDS, from the exons ATGG GAAAAACGACAGCCGAGCATGACAGAGCCCTACACAAGGTGCTTGAGAGAGCCAGGGAACGCAACATCAGATTCAACAAATCCAAGATACAGTACCGGCTAGACAAG GTTGACGCCTCAAAGAGTGGACTTGGAGCCTGTTTGCTCCAGAATGGTCAACCTGTAGCATATGCCTCCAGGGCCCTGACTAGTGCAGAGCAAAACTATGCACAAATAGAGAAGGAGTTGCTGGCAATTGTATTTGGATGCGAGAGATTCAATATGTATACCTATGGGGCAGATATTGATGTTATGACTGACCATAAACCTTTAGAGTCCATCTTTAGGAAACCGCTGCACAAAGTGCCTCCCCGTCTACAGCGAATGAGGCTGAGACTCCAAAAATACCACACTTCTGTCCGTTACGTGCCAGGCAAGTACCTATACATAGCCGACACCTTATCCAGAGCATATGACACAGAAGCCCAAACCCAGACTAATGACATGCATGACGAAATGGAGCACATGGTCCATTGTATTATGACAGACCTGCCTGTCTCAGACACGAAGCTCTCACAGCTCCAAGAAATAACAGGCAAGGACCAAGACATGTTACTTCTTGGTAAGTATATAAGGGAAGGGTGGCCGCAAAACAGACAAAGTGTTCCAGTGCAACTTAGACCCTACTGGAATGTGCATCATGACCTACACCTGTTAGATGGGCTTGTCATGAAGGACCAGCGAATAGTTATTCCAGTCACATGGAGACCGCAAATTCTCCAACAAATACACAAGGGCCATTTTGGTATAGAGAAAAGTAAGGCTAGAGCACGGGCCGCGGTATACTGGCCGGGTCTTAGTGCCGACATCTCCGAAATGATAACAAAATGTGACAAGTGTTTAAGTTTACAGAGAAAACAGCAGAAAGAGCCAATGCAGCTCAGGGAGGTACCactgttgccatggcaacacaTTGCATCAGACATTGGTGAGTATCAAGGGAAGCTCTACCTAGTGGTCATTGACTACTATTCCAAGTATATAGAAGCAGTGAACATGAGTGGGAAAAAAGCTGGACATGTTATCAAGGCGCTGACCGAAATTTTTTCTAGACATGGATACCCTGAAACGCTCACAGCTGATAACAACCCTTTTAATGCAGAAGAAATGCACGAATACGCCAGTCGATGTGGATTTAGAGTTATTCCTACTAATCCTTTATACAGCCAGTCCAATGGCCTGGCAGAGAAAGCAGTAGGGATTGTAAAGGGAATCCTAGGTAAGGGATGCAATCTACATGAAGGTCTAATGGTCTATCGCAACACTCAGGTAAGTAATTTTCCATACTCTCCTAACCAGATGCTTTTCAGTCGTCAGGTACGTACAACCCTCCCCATGCACCCTAGAGCACTTCTCCCCACTGTGCATGATGACATCCGCATACAGCTACAGGATCGGcaattgaaaacaaaagagtACTATGATAAGGGATCAAAGCCCATACCCCCATCGAAGGAGGGGGATATGATAAGGTTTCAGAAACCTGGGGAGAAGAATTACAGTCCTGGTTGTGTCAGTGGAGTTCACAACACTCCCAGGTCCTATGTGATAACAGATCAAACTGGGAGGGAGTATCGCAGAAATAGGCGCGCACTTAATGCATCTAGGGAACCACCACTGTATGTCAGTAAGGATGATATGCTAGATAGCACCTTCGAAAGTGAAAATGTAGTAATCACTCCAGAAGAGCCACGTAGATCTAGCCGTGCCAAATCTGCACCAGTCTGGCACAAGGACTATATCATGGACTCATAG
- the LOC5517230 gene encoding kynurenine 3-monooxygenase isoform X2, whose amino-acid sequence MANMSEDEKSRREVAIVGGGLVGALSAVFFAKRGYKVDLYESRQDPRKLQFVSLRSINLALSVRGISALAAVGCERPMVESGIPMHARMIHTLKGSKYAIPYGKKGQYIMSVERRKMNEHLLTVAESHPNVTLHFGHKLKKVDVEKAHMTYKTSSAGEVVDVDADLLVGCDGAYSAVRKEIMRRPRFDYSQEYIPHGYKEICLPPDANGKHIMELNYLHIWPRNTFMMIALPNQDGTFTCTLFAPFDTFDEIKTNDDVLNFFNKEFLDFIPLIGEEKLLSDWFTNPVGAMVSVKCKPYHALNSLIHFHFCLQCKPYHALNSLIHFHFSLQCKPYHALNSLIHFHFFLQCKPYHALNSLIHFHFFLQCKPATMP is encoded by the exons GTTGGTGCTCTAAGTGCAGTGTTCTTTGCAAAGCGCGGTTACAAAGTGGACCTCTATGAATCAAGACAAG ATCCCAGAAAGCTGCAGTTTGTCAGTCTAAGGAGCATCAATTTGGCCCTTTCTGTCCGTGGCATCTCCGCTTTAGCAGCTGTTGGTTGTGAGCGACCT ATGGTGGAAAGTGGTATCCCCATGCACGCCCGCATGATTCACACTCTAAAAGGGTCCAAGTATGCAATACCTTATGGCAAAAAAGGGCAG TACATCATGTCTGTCGAGAGACGTAAGATGAATGAACATCTCCTGACAG TCGCTGAAAGTCACCCCAACGTCACCCTTCACTTTGGGCACAAGCTGAAAAAGGTTGATGTGGAGAAGGCTCACATGACCTACAAAACAAG CTCTGCTGGTGAAGTGGTGGATGTTGATGCAGATCTTTTAGTTGGTTGTGATGGAGCATACTCTGCTGTCAGAAAAGAGATCATGCGAAGACCACG GTTTGACTACAGTCAAGAGTACATCCCACATGGATACAAAGAGATTTGTCTGCCACCTGATGCTAACGGCAAG CACATCATGGAGCTAAACTACCTTCACATATGGCCCCGCAACACATTCATGATGATTGCATTACCAAACCAG GATGGTACATTCACTTGTACTCTGTTTGCACCATTTGATACATTtgatgaaataaaaacaaat GATGATGTCCTAAACTTTTTCAACAAGGAGTTTCTGGATTTCATACCATTGATTGGCGA ggAGAAGCTACTCTCTGACTGGTTTACAAACCCTGTAGGAGCAATGGTATCTGTCAAG TGCAAGCCCTACCATGCCCTGAACAGTCTGATTCATTTTCATTTCTGCTTACAGTGCAAGCCCTACCATGCCCTGAACAGTCTGattcattttcatttctcCTTACAGTGCAAGCCCTACCATGCCCTGAACAGTCTGattcattttcatttcttcTTACAGTGCAAGCCCTACCATGCCCTGAACAGTCTGattcattttcatttcttcTTACAGTGCAAGCCCGCTACCATGCCCTGA